Genomic DNA from Caldalkalibacillus thermarum:
TGTCATTCCTCTTTTCCTTAAACTCCATTCTTTCTCTTACCAGCCGCGCTCTTGCATGCGGTCTTTGGCTTCCAATGTGGCAATATCGATGCCGGTCATGGCCGAGCCCAGATTTTTAGACAAGTGGGCGATCAGCTCATAATCCTCATAGTGAGTGGTTGCTTCCACAATGGCTTTGGCATATTTTGCAGGGTTTTCCGATTTGAATATGCCAGAGCCGACAAAGACGCCATCAGCACCCAAATGCATCATTAACGCTGCGTCAGCTGGTGTCGCCACACCACCAGCGGCAAAGTTGACCACAGGCAAGCGGCCATGCTCATGGACATACAGCAACAGATCGTACGGCGCACCTAATTTTTTGGCTTCGGTCATCAGCTCATCCTTGGACATGCTTTTCACTTTGCGAATTTGAGCTTGCATTTTGCGCATATGGCGCACAGCTTCAACAATATTTCCTGTCCCTGGCTCCCCTTTGGTCCGGATCATGGACGCCCCTTCACCAATGCGGCGCAGCGCTTCGCCAAGATCGCGGGCACCACAGACAAATGGAACGGTAAACGCCCGCTTGTCAATATGAAACTCTTCATCAGCCGGGGTTAACACTTCACTTTCATCAATGTAGTCTACACCCAGCGCTTCCAGCACTTTCGCTTCCACATAGTGGCCAATGCGCGCTTTGGCCATCACCGGAATGCTGACGGCATTCATCACTTCCTCAATTACAGTGGGATCTGCCATACGGGCCACGCCACCGGCTGCCCGGATATCAGCCGGCACCCGTTCCAAGGCCATCACGGCGACAGCTCCTGCTTCCTCTGCAATTTTAGCTTGCTCTGCATTGACGACATCCATGATGACGCCGCCTTTTTGCATTTCGGCCATGCCCCGTTTCACTCGGTCAGTACCTAACTCCTGCATCTTGTTTCCCCCTGTCTATGACAAATCTTTTACTCTAAAGCAGAATTCTATTATGATATTGTACAATACCCGTTTTAAAAGTACAAATTACCGCCGGCGATCATCTTTTTTAGGCCACTTGGATAAAAACTTCCGGAACATAAAGAAGCCGCCGATCATTATCATGACCACCACGATGGTGGGAATAATCACGACAAGATATTGCCAGATAAGAGGCAAGCTTTCCTGTTCCATGGTTCACAACACACCACCTTAGGAGAACCAGTTTTTAAGGCCGTCAACCACTTTTGACCATGCCCCGGAGAATAAAGCACCGATTCCCCTCATCATGGTGCGCAGCCAACCTGCTTTCTCCACCTCTTCCATCGCCACAAGGGGAACCTCAACGGCCTCTTTCCCATCTAGCGTCCCATACTGACGGGAGCCTTCATAAACCAGCCGGGCATAGCCGACAACATCCCCTTCAGCAAGAGGAGCTTCCAAAAGACCATCCCCATTGGTTAACTCCTGATGAGGGATCACCTTGATGCTGAAAGCTTCAGCATCATCCTTATGGATGATGAGTTCCAGAGGGGCTCCCAGCGCAACGGGAACCTCCTTTTGTTTGCCATTGGCAACAGGCAGGGTTTCAAAGCCCTCAATGGTGTCTCCCTTATCTAACAAGGTTTGGGTTTTGAAGTTGTTAAATCCGTAATCCAAGAGCTTGCGCGTTTCCTGGAAGCGGGAGGCCATAGAATCGGAGCGCATGACGACACTGATCAAGCGCATGCCGTCCCGCTCCGCTGTTCCCGTAAAACAGTAGCCGGCCTGCTGGGTATATCCGGTTTTTAAACCATCTAAACCTTGATAGGCATGGGGTTTGGCGTCAGGTTGGGGATGGCCAGCCAACATCCAGTTGAAGTTGAGCAGGCGGACATCAAAGTGCCCCTTTCCCTCTCCCGGCTCAACCGACGGGATAGAAGAGAAGCGGAGAACTTCAGGATAATCTTTAACTAGTGCCTGTGCCAAAATCGCTGTATCACGGGCTGACATGGCATTTTCGTCTTCTGCTTGTCCCGTGTGCATATATGGTCCCAGCATGCGGTTGGGTAATCCAGTTGAGTTGACAAAAGTAGAATTGGTCATGCCGAGCTCGGCTGCCTTTTCATTCATCATTTGGACAAAACGTTCTTCGCTGCCGGCCACCAGCTCTGCAAGGGCAACAGTGGCATCGTTGGCAGAATAGACCGCCATCGCCGTGTATAATTCTTCCACCGTCCGTTCTTCACCCAAGGCCAGCCAGACGCGGGATGTGCCATCTAAGCCGCCCAAATAGTGGGCATATTCGCTGGCCACCACAACCGTATCCCAATCAAATTGCCCCTGACTGAGCGCTTCAAGGACCAGGTATTCCGTCATCATTTTACTCATGCTGGCTGGCGGGAGAGAAAGGTCCGCATTTTTTTCAAATAAAATAGTGCCAGTCTCGGCATCGACCAGGATCGCCGATTCTGCATTAACGTCAAAGTTTGCTTGGGCAGCTGCCGGCACAGCGGCCAGAAACAAAGAAGTGAACAGACAGGCGATCAGGACAATAACGACTGCTTTTGTTCCATACTGCTTCATCTTGTGCCATACACCCCTATCTCAATCCCTTATCAACCATTCTCCATTCTATCACATCATGCTAGGACAAAAAATAGTTTCATGCTAGGACAAAAAATAGTTTGGTGCCTCTTTGGTAATTTGTACATCGTGGGGGTGGGACTCTCTTAAACCGGCATTGGTGATGCGGATAAAACGGCCATTTTCGATCAGATCTTCGATGGTTGGCGTGCCGCAGTAACCCATACCCGCTTTTAAACCACCCACCAGTTGATGCAAGGTGTCGGCCAGCGGCCCCTTATAGGGGACACGTCCTTCGATTCCTTCTGGCACCAGCTTTTGTTCATTCTCCTGGAAATAACGGTCCTTGCTGCCAGCTTTCATGGCACCCAAGGAACCCATGCCCCGGTACACCTTAAAGCGGCGCCCTTGGTAAATTTCATATTCCCCAGGCGACTCTGAAACTCCAGCCAGCAAACTGCCCAGCATGACCGCAGAAGCCCCGGCCGCAATGGCTTTGGTGATATCTCCGGAGTATTTGATTCCCCCATCGGCAATAACGGGGACGTTATACTTCCGCGCGACTTTGGCACACTCATAAACCGCGGTGATCTGCGGCACACCGATACCGGCAATCACCCGCGTCGTACAGATGGATCCCGGTCCGATGCCAACCTTGACAATATTGGCGCCCGCTTCAATCAGGTCCCGTGTCGCCTCGCCTGTGGCCACGTTGCCAGCCATAATATCCAAATCAGGGTATTTTTGGCGCAAACGGCGGACCGTCTCCAACACACCCACAGAGTGGCCGTGGGCTGTGTCCACCACAAGCACATCTACGCCAGCTTCGACCAGGGCGTGGGCACGCTTGTCCGTCTCAGCTGACACGCCAACAGCTGCCCCCACCACAAGACGCCCATTGCTGTCCTTAGCCGCGTTGGGATACTGAATGGCTTTTTCAATATCCTTAATGGTAATTAATCCTTTTAATACATTATTTTCATCCACCAAGGGCAGCTTTTCGATCTTATGCTTTTCCAGGATTTTCTGTGCTTCCTCCAGCGTGGTTCCCACCGGGGCGGTGACCAGGTTTTCCTTAGTCATCACTTCACCGATTTTAATGGAATAATCCCGGACAAAGCGCATGTCCCGGTTGGTAATAATGCCAACCAGCCGTCGATTTTCGTCTACAATGGGCACGCCAGAGATGCGGTACTTGCTCATTAAGTGCTCTGCATCATAGACCTGATGGTCAGGCGTCAGATAAAACGGCTTGGTGATGACGCCGCTTTCGGAGCGTTTGACACGGTCAACATGCTCG
This window encodes:
- a CDS encoding DUF2621 family protein: MEQESLPLIWQYLVVIIPTIVVVMIMIGGFFMFRKFLSKWPKKDDRRR
- the guaB gene encoding IMP dehydrogenase, whose translation is MWEDKFAKEGLTFDDVLLIPAKSEVLPKDVSVRTKLSERLTLNIPIISAAMDTVTEAEMAIAMARHGGIGIIHKNLSIEEQAEHVDRVKRSESGVITKPFYLTPDHQVYDAEHLMSKYRISGVPIVDENRRLVGIITNRDMRFVRDYSIKIGEVMTKENLVTAPVGTTLEEAQKILEKHKIEKLPLVDENNVLKGLITIKDIEKAIQYPNAAKDSNGRLVVGAAVGVSAETDKRAHALVEAGVDVLVVDTAHGHSVGVLETVRRLRQKYPDLDIMAGNVATGEATRDLIEAGANIVKVGIGPGSICTTRVIAGIGVPQITAVYECAKVARKYNVPVIADGGIKYSGDITKAIAAGASAVMLGSLLAGVSESPGEYEIYQGRRFKVYRGMGSLGAMKAGSKDRYFQENEQKLVPEGIEGRVPYKGPLADTLHQLVGGLKAGMGYCGTPTIEDLIENGRFIRITNAGLRESHPHDVQITKEAPNYFLS
- a CDS encoding D-alanyl-D-alanine carboxypeptidase family protein; protein product: MKQYGTKAVVIVLIACLFTSLFLAAVPAAAQANFDVNAESAILVDAETGTILFEKNADLSLPPASMSKMMTEYLVLEALSQGQFDWDTVVVASEYAHYLGGLDGTSRVWLALGEERTVEELYTAMAVYSANDATVALAELVAGSEERFVQMMNEKAAELGMTNSTFVNSTGLPNRMLGPYMHTGQAEDENAMSARDTAILAQALVKDYPEVLRFSSIPSVEPGEGKGHFDVRLLNFNWMLAGHPQPDAKPHAYQGLDGLKTGYTQQAGYCFTGTAERDGMRLISVVMRSDSMASRFQETRKLLDYGFNNFKTQTLLDKGDTIEGFETLPVANGKQKEVPVALGAPLELIIHKDDAEAFSIKVIPHQELTNGDGLLEAPLAEGDVVGYARLVYEGSRQYGTLDGKEAVEVPLVAMEEVEKAGWLRTMMRGIGALFSGAWSKVVDGLKNWFS
- the pdxS gene encoding pyridoxal 5'-phosphate synthase lyase subunit PdxS; its protein translation is MQELGTDRVKRGMAEMQKGGVIMDVVNAEQAKIAEEAGAVAVMALERVPADIRAAGGVARMADPTVIEEVMNAVSIPVMAKARIGHYVEAKVLEALGVDYIDESEVLTPADEEFHIDKRAFTVPFVCGARDLGEALRRIGEGASMIRTKGEPGTGNIVEAVRHMRKMQAQIRKVKSMSKDELMTEAKKLGAPYDLLLYVHEHGRLPVVNFAAGGVATPADAALMMHLGADGVFVGSGIFKSENPAKYAKAIVEATTHYEDYELIAHLSKNLGSAMTGIDIATLEAKDRMQERGW